A portion of the Bacillus sp. es.034 genome contains these proteins:
- a CDS encoding ribonuclease HII has translation MTKVHRTISEIKQLIGTLTESDPILEELKQDERKGVQKLLIQLERERKKQAKEKKEFQDLTRYEKELRFQGYTRIAGIDEVGRGPLAGPVVTAAVILPKDFYLAGLNDSKKLSEGKREEYYEYIQRHAISIGVGMVHAEEIDSINIYQATKKAMNEAIVQLPVQPDYLLIDAMKIVSPYPSQSIIKGDSKSISIAAASIIAKVTRDRMMKEYAEKYPGYAFEKNAGYGTKDHLNGLEQLGVTPLHRKSFAPVKELLHTKG, from the coding sequence GTGACGAAAGTACATAGAACGATCAGTGAAATCAAACAATTGATCGGGACACTGACAGAGTCTGATCCGATTTTGGAAGAATTGAAACAGGACGAGAGAAAAGGTGTTCAGAAACTTCTGATTCAGCTCGAAAGGGAACGAAAGAAGCAGGCTAAGGAGAAAAAGGAGTTTCAAGACCTCACACGTTATGAGAAGGAGCTGCGTTTTCAGGGGTATACCCGTATCGCCGGGATAGACGAAGTGGGAAGGGGGCCTCTTGCAGGGCCGGTCGTAACGGCAGCCGTCATCCTCCCCAAAGACTTCTACCTGGCAGGATTGAATGACAGCAAGAAACTTTCAGAAGGTAAAAGAGAAGAGTATTATGAATACATACAACGTCATGCTATTTCAATTGGAGTTGGGATGGTTCACGCGGAGGAAATCGATTCCATCAATATATATCAAGCGACGAAAAAGGCGATGAATGAAGCAATCGTCCAGCTGCCGGTTCAGCCTGATTACTTATTGATCGACGCAATGAAAATTGTATCGCCATACCCCAGTCAATCGATCATCAAAGGGGATTCGAAAAGCATATCCATTGCGGCAGCTTCCATTATCGCAAAGGTTACGAGAGACAGGATGATGAAGGAATATGCTGAAAAATATCCCGGCTATGCTTTCGAGAAAAATGCAGGGTATGGAACGAAAGACCATTTAAATGGGCTCGAGCAATTAGGAGTGACTCCACTTCACCGGAAAAGCTTTGCACCGGTAAAAGAGCTTCTGCATACAAAGGGATGA
- the ylqF gene encoding ribosome biogenesis GTPase YlqF, translating to MTIQWFPGHMAKARRQVTEKLKLVDIVIELVDARIPLSSRNPMIEEIIGQKPRLVLLNKADMADTNRTNQWISYFKEQGITALAVNAQAGKGLQVIVQAAKEILKDKFDRMKSRGMRPRAIRAMIVGIPNVGKSTLINRLAKKNIAKTGNTPGVTKAQQWIKVGKELELLDTPGILWPKFEDPKVGYKLALTGAIKDTILNLQDIAVYGLRFLAEHYPERLEERYGLEGLSEEVVDSFDKIGAKRGCLMTGGEVNYDKTSEIIVRDIRNVQLGPMTFDFIGEAEKDSE from the coding sequence ATGACGATACAATGGTTTCCAGGGCATATGGCTAAAGCTCGTAGACAAGTTACTGAGAAATTAAAACTTGTAGACATAGTGATTGAATTAGTAGATGCAAGAATCCCGTTATCATCGAGAAATCCGATGATTGAAGAAATCATCGGACAAAAGCCGCGACTCGTTTTATTAAATAAGGCAGACATGGCAGACACGAACAGGACCAATCAGTGGATTTCCTATTTTAAAGAACAGGGAATCACCGCACTTGCGGTCAATGCACAGGCCGGCAAAGGACTTCAAGTCATTGTGCAGGCTGCTAAAGAGATCCTGAAAGATAAATTCGATCGCATGAAGTCAAGGGGGATGAGACCCCGTGCCATCAGGGCGATGATCGTGGGGATCCCAAACGTAGGTAAATCCACCTTGATCAACAGGTTGGCGAAGAAGAATATCGCCAAAACCGGAAATACACCTGGTGTGACGAAAGCCCAGCAATGGATCAAGGTCGGTAAAGAGCTAGAACTGCTCGATACCCCCGGCATTTTATGGCCGAAGTTCGAGGATCCCAAGGTAGGCTATAAACTGGCATTGACGGGAGCAATCAAAGATACCATCCTGAATTTGCAGGACATTGCCGTATATGGCCTTCGTTTTCTTGCAGAGCACTATCCAGAGCGATTAGAGGAGCGTTACGGCCTCGAAGGGTTATCTGAAGAGGTAGTGGATAGCTTTGATAAGATCGGGGCTAAAAGAGGCTGCCTGATGACGGGTGGAGAAGTCAATTATGACAAGACTTCTGAAATCATCGTCAGGGACATACGGAATGTTCAATTAGGACCCATGACATTTGATTTTATCGGTGAAGCTGAAAAAGATAGTGAATAA
- the lepB gene encoding signal peptidase I: protein MVKEKNEWWEWMKALLIAVGLAAIIRFFLFAPIVVDGLSMMPTLHNGDRMIVSKLGEPERFDIVVFHAPEQKDYIKRVIGLPGDKVEYKNDTLYINGKAYTEPYLKEYKDQLNGGVLTEDFSLKDITGEETVPDGEIFVMGDNRRFSKDSRHIGTVSTDEVIGDTKVIYWPVKDFGLVK, encoded by the coding sequence GTGGTTAAAGAAAAAAACGAGTGGTGGGAATGGATGAAGGCCCTGTTAATTGCAGTCGGATTAGCTGCTATCATCAGATTCTTTTTATTTGCCCCCATCGTAGTTGATGGATTATCAATGATGCCTACTTTACATAATGGTGACCGAATGATTGTAAGTAAACTGGGTGAGCCTGAGCGGTTCGATATCGTTGTGTTCCATGCCCCTGAGCAAAAGGATTATATCAAACGGGTCATCGGCCTGCCGGGGGATAAGGTAGAGTATAAAAATGATACATTATATATAAATGGAAAAGCCTATACTGAACCATATCTCAAGGAATACAAAGATCAATTGAACGGCGGTGTCTTAACCGAAGATTTCTCATTGAAGGATATAACCGGTGAAGAAACTGTACCAGATGGAGAAATTTTTGTAATGGGTGATAACCGTCGATTCAGTAAAGATAGCCGTCATATCGGGACGGTCTCGACCGATGAGGTAATCGGGGACACGAAAGTGATCTATTGGCCTGTTAAAGATTTCGGTTTGGTGAAATAA
- the rplS gene encoding 50S ribosomal protein L19 — protein MHKLIEDITKEQLRSDLPSFRPGDTVRVHVNIVEGTRERIQVYEGVVIKRRGGGISETFTVRKISYGVGVERTFPVHTPKIAKLEVIRRGKVRRAKLYYLRNLRGKAARIKEIR, from the coding sequence ATGCACAAATTAATCGAAGATATTACGAAAGAACAACTTCGCTCTGATCTACCATCTTTCCGTCCTGGTGATACAGTACGTGTACACGTTAACATCGTTGAGGGTACTCGTGAACGTATTCAGGTATACGAAGGAGTAGTAATCAAACGCCGTGGTGGCGGTATCAGCGAAACATTTACTGTTCGTAAAATTTCTTACGGTGTAGGTGTTGAGCGTACTTTCCCAGTACACACACCTAAAATCGCTAAATTAGAAGTTATTCGTCGCGGTAAAGTACGTCGTGCGAAACTTTATTACCTACGTAATCTGCGTGGTAAAGCGGCTCGTATTAAAGAAATTCGATAA
- the trmD gene encoding tRNA (guanosine(37)-N1)-methyltransferase TrmD: protein MRIDVLSLFPGMFEGIFGDSILKKANEKEAVTYNVINFREYADNKHNQVDDYPYGGGAGMVLKPQPIFDAVDALKKEEESTPRVILMCPQGERYTQKKAEELSKEDHLVFICGHYEGYDERIREHVVTDEISIGDYVLTGGELGAMVVIDSVVRLLPGVLGNEDSPILDSFSSGLLEHPHYTRPSDFRGMKVPGELISGNHRLIDEWREKESLRRTYERRPDLLESYPLTDRQKAWIEEWRNSK, encoded by the coding sequence ATGAGAATCGACGTCCTCTCTTTATTCCCAGGTATGTTCGAAGGGATCTTCGGTGATTCCATCTTAAAAAAGGCAAATGAGAAAGAAGCCGTTACCTATAATGTAATTAACTTCCGTGAGTACGCTGATAACAAACATAATCAGGTGGATGATTACCCTTACGGCGGTGGGGCTGGAATGGTTTTGAAGCCTCAGCCTATATTCGATGCAGTCGATGCCTTGAAAAAAGAAGAAGAATCCACGCCGCGGGTCATCCTTATGTGCCCACAGGGAGAACGATATACACAGAAAAAGGCTGAGGAGCTTTCGAAAGAAGATCACCTCGTGTTTATTTGCGGTCATTATGAAGGCTATGATGAACGAATCAGAGAGCACGTGGTAACCGACGAAATCTCCATAGGTGACTATGTGTTGACCGGTGGGGAACTCGGTGCGATGGTAGTCATAGATAGTGTTGTCCGTCTGCTTCCCGGGGTCCTTGGGAATGAAGATTCTCCCATACTTGATTCGTTCTCCTCAGGCCTCTTAGAGCATCCTCATTACACCCGTCCTTCGGATTTCAGAGGGATGAAGGTACCCGGAGAGTTGATTTCAGGAAACCATCGCCTGATCGATGAATGGAGAGAGAAAGAGAGCCTGAGAAGGACCTATGAGAGAAGACCGGATCTATTAGAGAGTTATCCCCTCACAGATCGACAGAAGGCGTGGATAGAGGAATGGAGAAACTCTAAATAG
- the rimM gene encoding ribosome maturation factor RimM (Essential for efficient processing of 16S rRNA) has protein sequence MEKWFNVGKIVNTHGVKGEVKVVSTTDFPEKRYQKGNTLYLFRNGQEPLGLVINSHRNHKSFDLLTFEGYENINEVEKFKEGILKVQEDQLQELDEGEYYLHEIVGCKVVTTAGEELGTVKEILSPGANDVWVVKGERGKEYLIPYIEDIVKMVDIEDQLITIEPMEGLLS, from the coding sequence TTGGAAAAGTGGTTTAATGTAGGTAAGATTGTCAACACTCATGGAGTGAAAGGGGAAGTGAAGGTCGTATCGACGACAGATTTCCCCGAAAAGCGTTATCAGAAAGGGAACACTCTCTATTTGTTCCGGAATGGCCAGGAACCCCTCGGTCTCGTGATCAATTCTCACAGAAATCATAAAAGTTTTGATTTGCTTACGTTTGAAGGGTATGAGAATATCAATGAAGTCGAGAAGTTTAAAGAAGGCATCTTGAAGGTGCAGGAAGACCAGTTACAGGAACTGGACGAAGGAGAATACTATCTCCATGAAATCGTCGGCTGTAAGGTAGTGACGACTGCAGGAGAAGAGCTGGGTACCGTCAAGGAGATTTTAAGCCCGGGTGCGAATGATGTATGGGTAGTGAAGGGTGAGCGGGGGAAAGAGTACCTCATCCCCTACATAGAGGATATCGTGAAAATGGTGGATATCGAAGATCAGCTCATTACCATTGAGCCGATGGAAGGCCTCCTGTCATGA
- a CDS encoding YlqD family protein: MNVIHTITIKQVLTEKSKDLLMKRYENQKFHLKKESDQLQFEMKKIERGKKYPTHKLNQHFERELNERAEKIKLLDFQMEQLNILPIGSELKEKEVQGMMDIQVGDNWEEETLSKTIVIEDGIVKEIR, translated from the coding sequence TTGAACGTGATACATACGATAACGATTAAACAAGTCCTCACAGAAAAGAGTAAGGACCTGTTAATGAAACGGTATGAAAATCAAAAGTTTCATCTGAAAAAGGAAAGTGATCAGCTTCAGTTCGAAATGAAAAAGATTGAACGTGGCAAGAAATACCCCACTCATAAATTAAATCAGCATTTTGAAAGAGAATTGAATGAACGGGCAGAAAAAATCAAGCTGTTGGATTTTCAAATGGAACAGCTGAATATCCTCCCGATCGGCAGCGAGCTGAAGGAAAAGGAAGTCCAAGGTATGATGGACATTCAAGTTGGTGACAATTGGGAGGAAGAAACCCTTTCAAAGACGATTGTAATAGAAGACGGTATCGTGAAAGAAATACGTTAA
- a CDS encoding KH domain-containing protein yields MKDLILTIVKPLVDHPDSVRVDLDEGTNGLTYKLSVHPEDMGKVIGKQGRVAKSIRTVVYAAAGSSQQKKIFLEIVE; encoded by the coding sequence ATGAAAGATCTTATTCTAACGATTGTGAAACCCCTGGTTGACCATCCGGACTCTGTCCGCGTCGATTTGGATGAAGGAACGAACGGGTTAACGTATAAGTTATCCGTTCATCCCGAGGATATGGGTAAGGTCATTGGGAAACAGGGGCGTGTAGCTAAATCGATTCGAACTGTGGTATACGCTGCAGCAGGATCTTCACAACAGAAGAAAATCTTTTTAGAGATAGTGGAGTAA